Part of the Kamptonema formosum PCC 6407 genome, TATATGGAAGACTTGGAATCCCTCGGTCTTTTAAAGATGGATTTTTTGGGCTTAAAAAACTTAACAATGCTCCAAAAAACTGTTGAGTATATCAAGCAAACAAGAGATTGCGATATTGACCCAGAAATGCTACCTTCTGATATAGAACGCAAAGCACAAGAAGCTTTTGTTACTTGCAAAAAATTACCAGAAGATGTATCTAAAACCTATAAATTATTAGCAAAAGGCGATTTAGAAGGAATTTTTCAGTTAGAATCGTCGGGGATGCTTGATGTAGTTAAGAAACTAAAACCCTCCTGTTTAGAAGATATTTCTTCAATTTTAGCGCTGTACAGACCGGGGCCTTTAGATGCAGGTTTGATTCCCCAATTTATCGATCGGAAGCATGGGAGAGAGTTAGTTGAATACGATCACCCCCTGTTAGAGCCGATTCTCAAAGAGACTTATGGAACCCTTTGTTTTCAGGAGCAAATCATGCGTGTTGCTCAAGATTTAGCTGGCTATTCTTTGGGTCAAGCTGACTTGTTACGCCGCGCAATGGGGAAGAAAAAAGCTGACGAAATGCAGAAGCAGCGAGAAACATTTATTGATGGTGCGACTAAGAATGGAGTTAGCCAAAGAATTGCTGAAAAGTTATTCGAGCAGATGCTTCAATTCGCTGAATATTGCTTTAACAAATCCCATTCAATGGCCTACGCCTATGTTACTTATCAAACCGCATATTTAAAGGCAAATTATCCCGTAGAATACATGGCTGCACTGTTAACTGCTAATAGTGGCGACCAGGATAAGGTACAGAAATACATTGCTAATTGTATTAAGATGGGGATTGAGATCGAGCCGCCAGATATTAATCGCTCAAAAGTGACTTTTACTCCACTACCTAAACAGGTAACAGATGCAGAAATAGATAAAATTTTGTTTGGAATGTCTGCTGTTAAAAATTTAGGAGACAGTGCGATTGAGAATATTTTGAAAGCACGAGAGGAAGGCGGTAATTTTAAATCTCTGGCTGATTTCTGCGAACGAGTCGATCTCAAGGCTGTTAATAGCCGTGCTTTAGAAGCATTAATTCAATGCGGAGCTTTAGATCGTCTCAATTCTAATCGTAATCAATTAATGCACGATCTCGATGGCGTAGTTAAATGGGCCCAAGACCGTAAAAAAGATCGAGAAAGCGGACAGGGTAATCTATTTGACTTGTTAGGAATGAGCTTTGGAGAGACAGCAAATAGCTATGATTCTATCCCTAAGCATAAGCCTGTACCGGATTTTGATAAGCAAAAAAAGTTGAGTTTGGAAAAGGAATTATTAGGTTTCTACGTATCAGATCACCCTCTGAAATCGGTACTGCTAGCAACTCAAAATGAAGAGACTGTAACTGTCGCTCAGTTAGCAGATAAAAAAGGCAAAGACGTGGTGAAATTGATTGTGATGGTTACAGCAATTAAGCTAGTAACAACTAAGAAAAACGATCGTATGGCAATTCTGCAAGTAGAAGATTTAACAGGTCAATTAGAAGCTGTAGTTTTTCCCAAGACTTATGAAAAAGTTCACTTGCTGTTGCAAGATAATGCTTTGCTGATGATTAGTGGTAAACCAGACAAGCGCGATGATGGTCTTCAGATAATTGTAGAAGATGCTAAAGAAGTTGGACTAGAACAAGTTGCCAAAAATGACGAAGATGAACAGTTAATAGAAATTGTAGAGATTGTTGAACAGACAATTGAGCTTGTAGAGTTTGCAAAATCGAAAGCTGAAAAACCTAGGGAAGTCTTACAAATTGCCGAGGAAGTAAAATTTGTAAAAGCATCAGAAATGGTAATGTTGAAGTTGACACCATTGCAAGTTGAAGATACTGAAAAATTGAATCATTTAAAGGCACTTTTGCAGGAACTTTCAGACCGCAGAGAAAATGCTAAAGTGCCAGTAGGTGTAATTGTAGTAGGTCAATATTATCGTCAGTTGGTTCGGTTTGGGAGCGAGTTTTGGGTAGAAAGTGCTGAGGAAACGGTAAACCGTCTCCAGTCTTCTGGATTTAATGCTCAAGTTTCTTCTTTGAGTGGTAATTGGTAATTGGTAATTGCACTTAAGCACGCCTCACGTAACGCCGCCATCTTGGCGGTGAAGATACCGCCAAGATGGCGGCGTTACGGATACTTTTGCGTAAGTGTATGGTATAGCGTTTATTTATGTCCACCGCTTAATAGTTAACAATTAACTGTTAACAAAAAGTTTGGTTTAACTAATCTACGGTAAATCTACCTAGATTGAAAATTCCGTATATTTGCGGATGGAGAAACCAATAGATTCCAGTACAATAAAAAAGGGGTAATCTTAATTATTATCTATAATTAATGTTAGAAAAATTTTGCAAATTTGTCTGATTTCTGGCTCCAGATGCGTATGAATAATCAACGCACTCCTGGAGTTTCAAGATGTCCAATATTTTTACTGTCACTAACAATCTAGATAGCGGTTCTGGTTCGCTGAGAGCTGCAATTTCTGCCGCTGCTGCTGGAGATACAATTGTATTTGACCCTAGCCTCGCTAGTCAGACGATTACCTTAACTAGCGGTCAAATTAATATTAACAAAACTCTAATTATAGATGGTGCTGCTGCTCCTGGTATCGCCATTAGCGGCAATAATACTAGCCGTATCTTTGAATTGCCAGAAGGTTCTAGAACTGCTCCCTATAACGTCACTCTGCGTAACTTAATTGTCGCCAATGGTAAGGCATCAGGTACGGGTGAAGATGGTGCAGGAGCAGGAATTAAGACCAATATGGGGAATAATTTAACAGTTGAAAACTGCCAATTTAATAAGAATGCTGCTACCTACGGCGGCGGGGCAATTTTTACAGGATTCACCAGCAACTTAACTGTTATTAATAGTTCCTTTGATGGCAATGAAGGTTTCTTAGGTAAAGAAGAGCGCGGAGGAGGTGCGATCGCAACTAAAACCGGAGCTTCTCATATTATTAAAGGCTCTAGTTTTACTAACAATAAAGGCATCAACGGCGGGGCAATTAATAATCTCAATAGTCACATGACTATCGAAGATTGCACCTTCCTTAATAACGATACGCTCAATGGAGGTTTTGGAGCAACTAACGGTTACGGCGGGGCAATTTATACCGATGGTGCTAGCGAATCGGCAATTGGTGAAACTAGCGGTTTGTTTGTGCTTCGCAACTCTCGGATTGAGGGAAGTAAAGCCAAAGGTCAAGGCGGCGGGGTTTGCTTGTTTGTATCTTCTCGCGAGAACTTGGTGATTGAAAATACCACAATTATTAATAATGAAGCTCTCCCACCTGTTTCGGGAGGACCTGGTATCGGGGGAGGTTTGCGGATTGGCGGTTCAGGTACTTATACTATTAGCAAATCTACGATTACTAACAACTCAGCAACGGATTATGCTGGCGGTTTTTGGGTGGGTGAAGGAGTCCAGGGTACTATTATCAACTCGACTTTATCTGGCAATAAAGCAGTAAGTGCTGATGGGAAAGATGGTTATGGTGGAGCGATGATGGTTGCTTCTTCCAATCTGCAACAAATCATTAACTCCACGATTGCTAATAATTTTGCTGGTTTTATGGGTGGGGCATTTTGGGGAAGTAATGATAAAGCTACTGTCCAAAATTCGATTTTTGCTAACAATACGGCCGGCAATAGTAGCGAGATTAAGTGGCAGACGATCGCGCCATTAAATGATGGGGGAAATAATATCCAATTTCCGGCCGCCAAGGATATAAATATCACCACAGGCATTACTATTGCTGACCCCAAGCTTGGCCCGTTGCAAGACAATGGCGGTGGTATTTTTACCCACGCTTTGCTAGCAGGAAGTCCTGCGATCGATGCTGGAGTAGGTGTCTCTGGGGTTACGGTTGACGCACGCGGTGCTACGCGCACAGATGGCAAAATAGATGTTGGTTCCTTTGAGTTTGGCGCGATCGCCACACCAACTCCCACACCAGTACCAACACCTACTCCCACACCAGTACCAACGCCAGTACCAACGCCTACTCCCACACCAGTACCAACACCAATACCAACGCCTACTCCCACACCAGTACCGCTTCCCACACCAACTCCAGTACCCCCGCCACTGCCAACACCGACTCCCATCCCAACGCCAGGGCCAACGCCTACTCCCACACCCACACCAACCCCAGCAGATACAAGTTGCCTTGGCGATCGCTTTCCGACTCCCAATCTCGCGATCGCTACCATCAACCCCAACTCTGTTGACACAAATCTCGAAGGTACCGAGTCTGATGATTTTCTCAAAGCCGACTCTGCTAATAATTCTATCAATGGATTTGGCGGCAATGATACTTTAATAGGCATGATCGGTAATGACAACTTATATGGAGGAAACGGCAACAACTGGATATCAGCAAACGAAGGAAATGACTACATAAATGCCGGTGGCGGAGATAATTTGGTTTTTGCTGGCAAAGATAATGATGCGATCGCAGCGGGAGAAGGAAGCGATACACTCCTCGGCGACTTAGGCAACGATACTATCATCAGCGGTGGCGGAAATGACGCAATCTCTGCCAATCAAGGAGATGATTTGATCGACGCTGGTAGTGGCAACGACCTCATTTTTGCAGGCAAGGACAACGACGCTATCTTAGGTGGAGATGGGGATGATAAACTAATAGGTGATTTAGGGGCAGATACTCTCATTGGCGGCCAAGGGAATGACAGCTTAAATGGCGGCGATGGTGCTGACTTTTTAGATGGTGGTGCTGGTGATAATATCATGCTTGGAGGCAGTGGCAATGACATTATTAAAGGGGGAAATGGGAATAATTTTCTATCTGGTGAAAGTGGCAATGATACTCTTTGTGGTGGCAGTGGCAGCGAGTTACTTTACGGTGGAGATGGTGCAGATACCCTTGATGGTTGTGTTGGCAATGATACTCTCAAAGGCGACGGCGGTAACGATCTATTGATGGCCGGTATCGGCGATGATTTCCTAATTGGTGGTGCAGGAGATGATTCTTTAATTGGTTCAGCAGGGCGCGATATATTTGTGTTGACAATTGGTGAGGGCAACGATCGGGTTATTGACTTTGAAAAAGGTCAAGATTTGCTAGGCTTAAAAGGGGATTTAACGTTTGGAATGTTGAGTATCACTGCTGGTGCTGATGTTAGCGGTGCTACCACTTTAATTCGGATTGCTAATAGTGGCGAACTTTTAGTAACTCTTCAGGGAGTCGTACCCACTGCGATCGCATCTGAGGACTTCACGGGTAGCATCCCACTTTTGTAAAAACCCTACTTTTAAGGTAAACAGAACTTACCCACGCTTTACATAACGCCGCCACCCTAGAGAGCAAATAACCGCCAAGATGGCGGCGTTACGGATACTTTTATGTAAGTCCTGTTTGTAAAAAAACAGCTTCTTGGCCATTAGTGACAGTTAACAGTTAACAGTTAACAATTACTGCAACTCTTTAATTTTCTTGAGTGCCTGTTGATAATCATCTTTCCGTCCTAACTTCTGATAAAGCTCTGCTGCTTTCTGAAAATCGGCAATCGCTCCGGGTTTATCATTATTTGCCAAATGTGCGACACCTCGGTTATAGTAAGCATCGGCATAACCAGGATTGGCTTTAATTGCTAAAGTGTAATCTTCAATCGCTTGTTTTAAAGGGTCAAATACATTAGAGCCGCTGCGTGTAGGCTCTTGATAAGCATAGGCAACGCCTCGGTTAAAATAAGCTTCAGAATTTTTGGGATTTAATTCCAAAGAACGGTTGAAATCTGCGATCGCATCTTTTAGCTTTCCTTGATCCAAATGGGAAAGACCCCGCAAATAATAACCTTCGGCATTTTGGGGATTACCCAAAGATACGGGGCCCCGCGATGCTGGGGAATTGTTCACTTTCAACTCGGATTTATTCACTCCCGCGTCCGCCAAACGTGCGATAAACATATTAATCGGAACTGCGGCGTTAAAGCCTGTTTTAATCGGGGCTACTTCTCCCGAACTGGTTTGAGCAAATCCAAATTCCCCTTGTCCATGCAAACCTACAAGGCGGCCATCAGCATCAAATACAGGCCCGCCACTCATCCCGCTCCAAGTCACTGCCTGATACCGTAAATTATATCCCTCCGGGCGACTCTGAGGGCGGCTCGTCACCAGTCCGGGAGAGAGTTCTGCCTCTCGTTCCGCCCCAAATAAACCCCCTGTAGCGGGATAGCCATAAACATATATCTGAGCACCGATGGCTGCTTGGTCTGAATCTCCAACTGTGGCAATTTGATATTCTTCTGGACTTTCAAATTTGACGATCGCTAAATCGGGATCTCTTTCAGTTTTTTGCAGCCGCGTCACGCTAGTTGCTTGATAGTTTTTGCCTGTGGAGGTGCGAATGGTGTATTTTACGTCAGTTGTCTCAACTACGTGATTAACTGTTAATACGGTATAAGTATTACCGTCTTTGGCAATAATTACGCCGGAACCGTCGCCGAGGGAACTGTTAACCTGAACTGTAATCGGCCCGGCAATCTCAGCAATTTCTTGGGGCGTTTTCGCGATCGCGGCTGTGGGTTGGCTGACTACTACTACTATGGCGGGAATTGTCCCTGCTAGGAGGCAGGCAAGGGAGTTGAAACGAGAAAAATTTCTGCTCATATTTTAAACTCTTAGCAATGATATGCGTATTTCGTTGGCATTTGTCTGTTGTTGGCGATCGCAATTGTTAACAGGCGATGGCATCAAACCCGATCGGTGTTTAGCGGATAGCGATTACCTTTTCCTGGCCTCTCACCCTGCCATTTTCCGTAACCAATTAAAAAGGGGGAAAAGCTTCAAAACGAAGGAATCATCAAAGCCCGATTTTCAGGCTTTGCGGATCTGTTCTGCGTAAGCCCTATCTTTGTGATAGTGTTAGTGGCGGTTTTGTTCCCCAGTAGTCGGATTCATACTCCCGGAATTTGCGATCGTCCATTCCACTATCGCTGTTCTTAATCCATCTAAAGTATATTCCTTCGCTTCTACATCTAGCCACCCGAACAGATTTTTACAGGTTTTAGAAGTTTCGGGGCCGATAGAAGCAATACAAACGCGATTTTCCCAATCGCTAGGTAAAGATAATTCTGGGTAGGTTTCTATTAAGTGACAAAAATTCTGGACTGTTTTGGAACTGGCAAAGGTAATGATATTAACCGATCGATTTTGAAGTGCTGCTAAGGCTGCTGGTGGAATAGTCTCAGGACAGCAGGATTGATAGGCGGGTACTTCTGTTACTTGTGCGCCTTTGGCAGTTAATTCTTTTACCAAAGCTTCTCTACCGCCGCTTTCTACTCTTGGAAAGAGAATTTTGCACCCATCTAAATTGTCGGGGAAATTGGCGGCGAGGGAATCGGCGATGAAGTCTGGGGGGATAAAGTCGGGAATTAGGGAGTGCGATCGCAAACTGTCGGCAGTTTTTTTACCAACTACAGCTATTTTAATCCCAGATAAAGCCCGTGCATCTTTACCGCTGGCAGCTAGTCGCTGAAAAAAGTAATCAGTACCGTTGGTGGATGTGAGTATTAACCAGTTGAAGTTTGACAGTTGTGCGATCGCACTATCGAGGGCCTCCCAACTCGCAGGCGGCCCAATCGCCAAGGCTGGCATTTCTATGACTTGTGCTCCTTCTAGCTGAAGGCGATCGCTAAATTCACTATTCTGACCCATTGAACGAGTCACTAAAATAGTTTTGCCAGCCAGAGGTTTTGTAGAACTAGGAATTTTTGCTTGAGAATCTTGCAAATTTATAACTTCTTCTTTCTGCATTAAATATTCACGTAGTCTCACCACTTCCCCAATGACAATTACACAAGGAGAAAGAGATTGACCTGCCGTTTTCTGTGCGATGTCCGCTATTGTACCGATCCAAATCTGTTTGTCTGCCCGTCCACAATCGCGGATAATTGCCGTAGGTGTTTGGTGCGATCGCCCATGTCTTTGCAATTGCCGCACTATTTCCTTTAAATTACCTCCTCCCATTAAAATTACTAAGGTTTCAATTTGTACTAACGCTTCCCAATCAAGAGCATCTGTATCGTGGGCACTCATTACCGCAAAACAGCGACTCATTACCGGATCTGTCAGAGGAATTCCTGCTAGTAAAGGTGCAGCTAAAGCTGAGGAAATTCCCGGCACCACTTCAAACTCACAATCAGCATCTCTCAATGCTTGAATTTCCGAAGTTGAACGACCAAAAATAAACGGATCGCCACTTTTTAATCTTACTACTAATTTCCCTGTTTGGCAGTGTTTCACTAACAAACGGTTAATTTCTTGCTGTGGAACTGAAGGTTTACCTCCCCGCTTGCCTACTTCTAATTTTAGGCAATCCGCCGATATTAATTCTAGTTGCGGAACATCAACTAAGGCATCATAAATTAATACCTCAGCTTGCGCTAAAAGTTCGTGCGATCTGACAGTCATTAAACTGCAATCTCCTGGCCCCGCACCTACTAAATATACTTTTCCCCTGCTTTCTTTCATAAAATTGTTAGTTGTTAGTTGTTAGTTGGTAATTGCTAATTGCTAATTGGTAATTGCTAATTGGTAATTGCTAATTGGTAATTGCTAATTGGTAATTGCTAATCACCCATCTCCCCCTCTTCCCCTAGCCCCTAGCCCCTAGCCCCTTCTTCTTAACGTTTAACTATTCTTAAACCTTCACGAAAATGAGAAATTGTAGCAATGACGGCTATAGAAAAGTAAAAAATTCGCAGACACCAAAAGCAAGTTGCCATTAACCAAGAAACAATTGTTGGCGGTACTCCTGTTAATTGAACAAATTTTGAGTTGACTTTTTTTTCAAAGTTATCCAAGTCATTCATCTGAACTTGTTTAGTAGGCAGAATTGGAAACTGGGCTGTATATAAGTAGAAACCGAGAAAACCGTCATTTCCCACTCTTTTGTTTAAAAAAGAGTTAGTTAATTTTTCTGCTTGTTCGGGCGATAAAGTCTCTTCTACTCCGACAGTTTGTAGCCAAATATTATATCTGACTACGGGGGTGCTAATAAAAATCAAAGGTACGGAAATTATTAACAAAATAGCACTGGTTTGACGACCTAATTTATGATATAAAAGAACTGTTGCTACACCAAAACCCATGCCCAGAATAGCAAATACTAATATATTTAATAACTCGACAACTTCTATGCCTTTGAATAAATCTCCGACGATAAATATGGGATATAATAACCTGTCTGCCAATAGCAAAGCTGCTACTTTGATTAAGATGGTTATGCTCACAAGAGCAACTGTACAGGCAACATAGGCAAAAGCCCCAAGAATATAGAGTAAAATCAGGCCTAGTAGTTTTAATAACTGCATAGAACTATCAGGTGATTGAGTGCTTAGAGGTGGGATTGGCAAGTTCCCGTTGGGCCGTTTGGGCGATTTCTGTAATCTGTTGCTTGTCAACTGGTAGCGCGATCGCACCAGTATTAACGACAGTAGAATTTTCTGCCCCTAACCAGAGAAGATACTCAATATTACCAGCAGGGCCAACTAAAGGCGACCAAGTTAAACCACGATATTCCCATCCTAAAGCGATCGCGGCACAGCACACCTGATAAATTGCATCCGCTTGGTCAACCGCAGAACGCACGACACCTTTTTTGCCGATGCGATC contains:
- a CDS encoding calcium-binding protein; amino-acid sequence: MSNIFTVTNNLDSGSGSLRAAISAAAAGDTIVFDPSLASQTITLTSGQININKTLIIDGAAAPGIAISGNNTSRIFELPEGSRTAPYNVTLRNLIVANGKASGTGEDGAGAGIKTNMGNNLTVENCQFNKNAATYGGGAIFTGFTSNLTVINSSFDGNEGFLGKEERGGGAIATKTGASHIIKGSSFTNNKGINGGAINNLNSHMTIEDCTFLNNDTLNGGFGATNGYGGAIYTDGASESAIGETSGLFVLRNSRIEGSKAKGQGGGVCLFVSSRENLVIENTTIINNEALPPVSGGPGIGGGLRIGGSGTYTISKSTITNNSATDYAGGFWVGEGVQGTIINSTLSGNKAVSADGKDGYGGAMMVASSNLQQIINSTIANNFAGFMGGAFWGSNDKATVQNSIFANNTAGNSSEIKWQTIAPLNDGGNNIQFPAAKDINITTGITIADPKLGPLQDNGGGIFTHALLAGSPAIDAGVGVSGVTVDARGATRTDGKIDVGSFEFGAIATPTPTPVPTPTPTPVPTPVPTPTPTPVPTPIPTPTPTPVPLPTPTPVPPPLPTPTPIPTPGPTPTPTPTPTPADTSCLGDRFPTPNLAIATINPNSVDTNLEGTESDDFLKADSANNSINGFGGNDTLIGMIGNDNLYGGNGNNWISANEGNDYINAGGGDNLVFAGKDNDAIAAGEGSDTLLGDLGNDTIISGGGNDAISANQGDDLIDAGSGNDLIFAGKDNDAILGGDGDDKLIGDLGADTLIGGQGNDSLNGGDGADFLDGGAGDNIMLGGSGNDIIKGGNGNNFLSGESGNDTLCGGSGSELLYGGDGADTLDGCVGNDTLKGDGGNDLLMAGIGDDFLIGGAGDDSLIGSAGRDIFVLTIGEGNDRVIDFEKGQDLLGLKGDLTFGMLSITAGADVSGATTLIRIANSGELLVTLQGVVPTAIASEDFTGSIPLL
- a CDS encoding DNA polymerase III subunit alpha — encoded protein: MSFVGLHIHSDYSLLDGASQLPPLIDRAVELGMPAIALTDHGVMYGAIELIKVCRNKNITPIIGNEMYVVNGDISVKVKGRKKYHQVVLAKNTQGYKNLVKLTTISHLQGMPERGLFARPCINKELLEQYHEGLIVTSGCRAGEVPRLIDLGNLEEARKVAKWYKDLFGDDYYLEIQDHGFWEDRIVNIELVKIGKELGIKIVATNDSHFTACSDVEAHDALLCIQTGKLVEDEKRMRYSGTEYLKSAEEMAQLFRDHLPDDVIKEAIANTLEVAGKIKKYEIFDEPRIPTYEIPPDHTADTYVEYVAWQGLLERFKAKERKEIKPVYKERLEYELKMIQDMGFSTYFLVVWDYIDYARRNNIPVGPGRGSAAGSLVAYAMKITNIDPVHHGLLFERFLNPERKSMPDIDTDFCIERRDDMIKYVTEKYGAERVAQIITFNRLTSKSVLKDVARVLGVPYKRADEMAKLIPVSRGKPEKLAVMISEQTPAPEFRQAYEEETLQAKNNDGTEEKTIAVRQWLDMAIRIEGTNKTYGVHAAGVVISAQPLDEIVPLQRNNEGAVITQYYMEDLESLGLLKMDFLGLKNLTMLQKTVEYIKQTRDCDIDPEMLPSDIERKAQEAFVTCKKLPEDVSKTYKLLAKGDLEGIFQLESSGMLDVVKKLKPSCLEDISSILALYRPGPLDAGLIPQFIDRKHGRELVEYDHPLLEPILKETYGTLCFQEQIMRVAQDLAGYSLGQADLLRRAMGKKKADEMQKQRETFIDGATKNGVSQRIAEKLFEQMLQFAEYCFNKSHSMAYAYVTYQTAYLKANYPVEYMAALLTANSGDQDKVQKYIANCIKMGIEIEPPDINRSKVTFTPLPKQVTDAEIDKILFGMSAVKNLGDSAIENILKAREEGGNFKSLADFCERVDLKAVNSRALEALIQCGALDRLNSNRNQLMHDLDGVVKWAQDRKKDRESGQGNLFDLLGMSFGETANSYDSIPKHKPVPDFDKQKKLSLEKELLGFYVSDHPLKSVLLATQNEETVTVAQLADKKGKDVVKLIVMVTAIKLVTTKKNDRMAILQVEDLTGQLEAVVFPKTYEKVHLLLQDNALLMISGKPDKRDDGLQIIVEDAKEVGLEQVAKNDEDEQLIEIVEIVEQTIELVEFAKSKAEKPREVLQIAEEVKFVKASEMVMLKLTPLQVEDTEKLNHLKALLQELSDRRENAKVPVGVIVVGQYYRQLVRFGSEFWVESAEETVNRLQSSGFNAQVSSLSGNW
- a CDS encoding tetratricopeptide repeat-containing S1 family peptidase, translating into MSRNFSRFNSLACLLAGTIPAIVVVVSQPTAAIAKTPQEIAEIAGPITVQVNSSLGDGSGVIIAKDGNTYTVLTVNHVVETTDVKYTIRTSTGKNYQATSVTRLQKTERDPDLAIVKFESPEEYQIATVGDSDQAAIGAQIYVYGYPATGGLFGAEREAELSPGLVTSRPQSRPEGYNLRYQAVTWSGMSGGPVFDADGRLVGLHGQGEFGFAQTSSGEVAPIKTGFNAAVPINMFIARLADAGVNKSELKVNNSPASRGPVSLGNPQNAEGYYLRGLSHLDQGKLKDAIADFNRSLELNPKNSEAYFNRGVAYAYQEPTRSGSNVFDPLKQAIEDYTLAIKANPGYADAYYNRGVAHLANNDKPGAIADFQKAAELYQKLGRKDDYQQALKKIKELQ
- the cobA gene encoding uroporphyrinogen-III C-methyltransferase, whose protein sequence is MKESRGKVYLVGAGPGDCSLMTVRSHELLAQAEVLIYDALVDVPQLELISADCLKLEVGKRGGKPSVPQQEINRLLVKHCQTGKLVVRLKSGDPFIFGRSTSEIQALRDADCEFEVVPGISSALAAPLLAGIPLTDPVMSRCFAVMSAHDTDALDWEALVQIETLVILMGGGNLKEIVRQLQRHGRSHQTPTAIIRDCGRADKQIWIGTIADIAQKTAGQSLSPCVIVIGEVVRLREYLMQKEEVINLQDSQAKIPSSTKPLAGKTILVTRSMGQNSEFSDRLQLEGAQVIEMPALAIGPPASWEALDSAIAQLSNFNWLILTSTNGTDYFFQRLAASGKDARALSGIKIAVVGKKTADSLRSHSLIPDFIPPDFIADSLAANFPDNLDGCKILFPRVESGGREALVKELTAKGAQVTEVPAYQSCCPETIPPAALAALQNRSVNIITFASSKTVQNFCHLIETYPELSLPSDWENRVCIASIGPETSKTCKNLFGWLDVEAKEYTLDGLRTAIVEWTIANSGSMNPTTGEQNRH